A single window of Microbispora hainanensis DNA harbors:
- a CDS encoding ABC transporter permease: protein MAAWRLAFTAPLLLVVTLGMFVLAKASPFDPVRQYLGDRALTTSPEIARQIRANWGLDRPLAEQYLTWLGNLLRGDLGESRSMHRPVAEVIGERLGWTLLAAGCAMVVMLAASLVLGSLAAWRRDSWADRLISGTAYANEAAPVFWTALIVIWIFAVRLRWLPPGGLTDAASGTVEPADVLRHMILPVAVLAFSQSSWLVLFVRESLITTLREDFVIGARARGLRERTVVVRHALRSALLPFITLLGARIPELVTGAILVETVFSWPGVASASVQAALAADFPLLAALTLLATLAVVAGNLLADTAYVIADPRVRVLGVS, encoded by the coding sequence ATGGCGGCATGGAGGCTGGCGTTCACCGCGCCGCTGCTCCTGGTCGTCACGCTGGGGATGTTCGTGCTGGCGAAGGCGTCGCCCTTTGATCCGGTGCGGCAGTATCTCGGCGATCGGGCGCTGACCACGAGCCCGGAGATCGCCCGGCAGATACGGGCCAACTGGGGTCTGGACCGGCCACTCGCCGAGCAGTACCTCACCTGGCTCGGCAACCTGCTCCGCGGCGATCTCGGGGAGTCACGGAGCATGCACCGGCCCGTCGCCGAGGTGATCGGGGAACGGCTGGGATGGACCCTGCTCGCGGCCGGCTGCGCCATGGTCGTCATGCTGGCCGCAAGCCTCGTGCTGGGGTCGCTGGCGGCCTGGCGTCGTGACTCCTGGGCCGACCGGTTGATCAGCGGCACGGCCTATGCCAACGAAGCGGCTCCGGTGTTCTGGACCGCGCTCATCGTGATCTGGATATTCGCCGTGAGACTGCGATGGCTGCCTCCCGGCGGCCTCACCGACGCGGCGTCCGGGACGGTGGAGCCCGCCGACGTGCTCCGGCACATGATCCTCCCGGTGGCCGTCCTGGCGTTCTCGCAGTCCTCATGGCTGGTGCTGTTCGTCCGCGAGTCGCTGATCACGACCTTGCGGGAGGACTTCGTCATCGGCGCCCGGGCCCGTGGCCTGCGCGAACGCACGGTCGTCGTCCGCCACGCGCTCCGGTCGGCGCTGCTGCCGTTCATCACCCTGCTGGGCGCCCGCATTCCCGAGCTCGTCACCGGGGCGATCCTCGTCGAGACCGTCTTCTCCTGGCCCGGAGTGGCCTCCGCGTCCGTGCAGGCGGCGCTCGCCGCGGACTTCCCGCTGCTCGCCGCGCTCACGCTGCTGGCGACCCTTGCGGTGGTCGCCGGCAACCTGCTCGCCGACACCGCGTACGTGATCGCCGACCCGCGGGTGCGGGTCCTGGGGGTGAGCTGA